In a single window of the Danio aesculapii chromosome 20, fDanAes4.1, whole genome shotgun sequence genome:
- the six1b gene encoding homeobox protein six1b, translating into MSMLPSFGFTQEQVACVCEVLQQGGNLERLGRFLWSLPACDHLHKNESVLKAKAVVAFHRGNFRELYKILESHQFSPHNHPKLQQLWLKAHYIEAEKLRGRPLGAVGKYRVRRKFPLPRTIWDGEETSYCFKEKSRGVLREWYTHNPYPSPREKRELAEATGLTTTQVSNWFKNRRQRDRAAEAKERENSENSNTGANKQNQLSPLDGGKSLMSSSEDEFSPPQSPDQNSVLLLQGNMSHPGASAYSMTGLGAAQSVHGMQGHPHQLQDSLLGPLTSSLVDLGS; encoded by the exons ATGTCAATGTTGCCTTCTTTCGGGTTTACGCAGGAGCAAgtcgcgtgtgtgtgtgaggtgctgCAACAAGGGGGGAACCTCGAGCGTCTCGGACGATTTCTGTGGTCTCTCCCGGCTTGCGATCATCTCCACAAAAACGAAAGCGTCCTCAAAGCCAAGGCTGTCGTCGCCTTCCATCGTGGAAACTTCAGGGAACTTTATAAGATACTAGAGAGCCACCAGTTCTCTCCGCACAACCACCCGAAGCTGCAGCAGCTGTGGCTTAAGGCCCATTACATTGAGGCTGAGAAGCTGAGGGGGCGACCACTGGGAGCCGTGGGGAAATACCGAGTACGCAGGAAATTTCCTCTGCCACGCACAATATGGGACGGAGAGGAGACCAGCTACTGTTTTAAGGAGAAGTCCCGCGGGGTGCTGCGGGAGTGGTACACGCACAACCCATATCCATCTCCTCGAGAAAAGAGGGAGCTGGCCGAGGCCACAGGACTGACCACCACACAAGTGAGCAACTGGTTTAAAAACAGACGGCAGAGGGATCGCGCAGCGGAGGCGAAAGAAAG GGAGAACAGCGAGAACAGCAATACGGGCGCTAACAAACAGAACCAGCTGTCACCGCTGGACGGCGGGAAGTCCCTGATGTCAAGCTCGGAGGACGAATTCTCGCCCCCGCAGAGTCCTGACCAGAACTCCGTGCTCCTGCTCCAGGGTAATATGAGCCACCCCGGCGCGTCCGCGTACTCCATGACCGGTCTCGGCGCCGCACAGTCGGTACACGGCATGCAAGGACACCCACATCAGCTCCAGGATTCATTACTGGGACCTTTAACTTCAAGTCTAGTGGACCTCGGCTCTTAA
- the six6b gene encoding homeobox protein SIX6b, which yields MFQLPILNFSPQQVAGVCETLEESGDIERLGRFLWSLPVAPAACEVLNRNESVLRARAIVAFHTGNFRELYHILENHKFTKESHSKLQALWLESHYQEAEKLRGRPLGPVDKYRVRKKFPLPKTIWDGEQKTHCFKERTRHLLREWYLQDPYPNPSKKRELAQATGLTPTQVGNWFKNRRQRDRAAAAKNRLQQQVLSNGSVRSLSGEDGAVDRLGNASSPEASLSSKAAASAISITSSDSECDI from the exons ATGTTTCAGTTGCCAATTTTGAATTTCAGTCCCCAGCAGGTAGCTGGGGTATGCGAGACTTTGGAAGAGAGCGGAGACATCGAGCGTCTCGGCCGATTCCTTTGGTCGCTGCCCGTCGCGCCCGCTGCCTGCGAGGTGCTGAACCGAAATGAGTCTGTGCTGCGGGCTCGAGCCATCGTAGCCTTCCACACTGGGAATTTCCGTGAGCTTTACCACATTCTTGAGAACCACAAGTTCACCAAAGAGTCCCACTCCAAACTGCAAGCACTTTGGCTGGAGTCACACTACCAGGAGGCAGAGAAGCTCCGAGGCCGCCCGCTAGGACCAGTGGACAAATACCGGGTACGGAAGAAGTTCCCCCTGCCTAAAACTATTTGGGATGGAGAACAAAAGACGCACTGCTTTAAAGAAAGGACCCGACATTTACTTCGAGAATGGTACCTCCAGGATCCTTATCCGAACCCAAGTAAAAAAAGAGAGCTTGCACAAGCTACGGGACTCACTCCCACTCAAGTGGGGAATTGGTTTAAAAATCGAAGACAAAGGGACAGAGCCGCGGCCGCAAAAAACAG GTTACAACAGCAGGTGTTGTCGAACGGCTCGGTTCGGTCCTTAAGTGGAGAGGATGGTGCTGTAGACCGACTGGGGAATGCGTCAAGCCCTGAAGCGAGCCTGTCCAGCAAAGCCGCTGCGTCGGCGATCTCCATCACTTCAAGTGACAGCGAATGTGACATCTAA